Proteins from one Strix uralensis isolate ZFMK-TIS-50842 chromosome 14, bStrUra1, whole genome shotgun sequence genomic window:
- the HSPA4 gene encoding heat shock 70 kDa protein 4 isoform X1, translated as MSVVGIDLGFQSCYVAVARAGGIETIANEYSDRSTPSCIAFGPKNRSIGAAAKSQVISNAKNTVQSFKRFHGRAFSDPFVQAEKASLAYELVQLPTGSTGIKAMYMEEERNFTIEQVTGMLLTKLKETAENALKKPVVDCVVSVPSFYTDAERRSVMDATQIAGLNCLRLINETTAVALAYGIYKQDLPALEEKPRNVVFVDMGHSAYQVSVCAFNKGKLKVLATSFDTTLGGRKFDEMLVEYFCEEFGKKYKLDIKSKIRALLRLYQECEKLKKLMSANASDLPMNIECFMNDIDVSGTMNRSKFLEMCDGLLARVEPPLRSVLEQAKLKKEDIYAVEIIGGTTRIPAVKEKISKFFGKEVSTTLNADEAVARGCALQCAILSPAFKVREFSITDLIPYPISLRWNSPAEEGLSDCEVFPKNHAAPFSKVLTFYRKEPFTLEAYYSSPKELPYPDPAIAHFLVQKVTPQTDGSSSKVKVKVRVNIHGIFSVSSASLVEVHKSDENEEPMETDQHAKEEEKMQVDQEEQQKTEEQQQAQPENKAESEEMETSQAESKDKKVDQPPQAKKAKVKTTTVDLPIENQLVWQIGKDMLNLFIENEGKMIMQDKLEKERNDAKNAVEEYVYDMRDKLCGVYEKFVSEDDRNSFTLKLEDTENWLYEDGEDQPKQIYIDKLTELKTLGQPIQARFQESEERPKAFEDLGKQIQQYMKTVHAFKAKDEQYDHLDEADVAKVEKSANEAMEWMNNKLNLQNKRSLTLDPVIKAKDIQAKTKELTSICNPIVTKPKPKVELPKEEQKPTEANGPVEGQGEANGGSPAGEQSAAAAAPTATDKKLPEMDID; from the exons ATCATGTATAGCCTTTGGACCCAAGAATCGCTCAATTGGTGCTGCAGCAAAAAGCCAG GTTATTTCAAATGCAAAGAATACAGTACAAAGTTTTAAAAGATTTCATGGTCGTGCATTCTCAGATCCCTTTGTTCAAGCTGAAAAAGCAAGCCTTGCGTATGAACTTGTCCAGCTGCCAACGGGCTCAACTGGCATCAAG GCCATGtatatggaagaagaaagaaactttaCTATTGAACAGGTGACAGGAATGCTTCTTACCAAATTAAAAGAGACCGCTGAGAATGCGCTTAAGAAGCCTGTAGTTGACTGTgttgtttct GTTCCTTCTTTCTACACAGATGCAGAAAGGAGATCTGTGATGGATGCCACACAGATTGCTGGTCTCAACTGTCTGAGACTAATAAATGAAACAACTGCAG TTGCCCTTGCATATGGAATCTATAAGCAAGACCTGCCTGCCTTGGAAGAGAAGCCACGGAATGTTGTTTTTGTGGATATGGGGCATTCTGCATATCAAGTTTCTGTTTGTGCATTCaacaaaggaaaactgaaa GTCCTTGCTACATCATTTGATACAACACTTGGAGGCAGGAAGTTTGATGAAATGTTAGTTGAATACTTTTGTgaagaatttggaaagaaatataaACTAGACATAAAGTCAAAGATTCGTGCGTTGTTGAGGCTATACCAGGaatgtgaaaaactgaaaaaattgatGAGTGCTAATGCCTCTGATCTCCCGATGAACATAGAATGCTTCATGAATGACATAGATGTCTCTGGAACAATGAACAG AAGTAAATTTTTAGAGATGTGTGATGGGCTCCTTGCAAGAGTGGAACCACCCCTTCGCAGCGTGCTCGAGCAAGCCA AGTTAAAGAAGGAGGATATTTATGCAGTAGAGATAATTGGTGGTACCACAAGAATCCCTGCTGTTAAAGAGAAGATCAGTAAATTTTTTGGCAAAGAAGTCAGTACGACTTTGAATGCAGATGAGGCTGTTGCACGAGGTTGTGCACTGCAG TGTGCTATTTTATCCCCGGCTTTCAAAGTGAGAGAGTTTTCTATCACAGATTTGATACCGTATCCTATTTCTTTACGATGGAATTCACCAGCAGAGGAAGGGTTAAG TGACTGTGAGGTCTTTCCCAAGAACCATGCTGCTCCATTTTCTAAGGTCCTCACATTCTACAGAAAGGAACCTTTTACTCTCGAGGCCTACTACAGTTCTCCCAAGGAGCTGCCTTACCCAGATCCTGCTATAG CTCACTTCTTGGTTCAGAAGGTCACTCCTCAAACAGATGGATCCAGTTCGAAAGTGAAAGTCAAAGTTAGAGTAAATATTCACGGCATCTTCAGTGTTTCAAGTGCATCTTTAGTGGAGGTTCATAAATCTGATGAGAATGAAGAGCCTATGGAAACAGATCAGCATGCAAAAGAGGAAGAG AAGATGCAAGTAGACCAGGAAGAGCAACAAAAGACTGAAGAACAACAGCAAGCCCAACCTGAAAATAAGGCAGAGTCTGAAGAAATGGAG ACTTCTCAGGCTGAGTCAAAAGACAAGAAAGTGGATCAGCCACCTCAAGCCAAGAAGGCTAAAGTCAAGACTACCACAGTGGACCTCCCCATTGAGAATCAGCTGGTGTGGCAGATAGGGAAAGACATGCTGAACTTGTTCATTGAGAACGAG GGTAAAATGATAATGCAGGATAAACTAGAGAAAGAGAGGAACGATGCCAAGAATGCAGTGGAAGAGTATGTGTATGATATGAGAGACAAACTCTGCGGTGTTTATGAGAAATTCGTTAGTGAAGAT GATCGAAATAGCTTCACACTGAAGCTGGAAGATACAGAAAATTGGCTTTATGAAGATGGTGAAGACCAACCCAAACAAATTTACATTGATAAATTGACGGAGTTGAAG ACTCTGGGTCAACCTATTCAGGCAAGATTTCAAGAATCGGAGGAAAGACCAAAAGCATTTGAGGACTTAGGGAAGCAAATTCAACAGTACATGAAAACTGTTCATGCGTTCAAAGCAAAG GATGAACAATACGACCATCTAGATGAAGCAGATGTAGCAAAAGTGGAGAAGAGTGCAAATGAAGCTATGGAGTGGATGAACAATAAACTTAATCTACAGAACAAGAGAAGTCTTACTTTGGACCCGGTTATAAAAGCTAAAGACATCCAAGCTAAAACTAAA GAATTGACAAGTATTTGTAATCCTATAGtcaccaaacccaaacccaaagtGGAACTCCCGAAGGAGGAGCAGAAACCGACCGAAGCCAACGGACCAGTAGAAGGCCAAGGGGAGGCCAACGGCGGGTCCCCGGCCGGCGAGCAGAGCGCCGCGGCCGCTGCCCCCACGGCCACGGACAAGAAGCTTCCCGAAATGGACATTGACTGA
- the HSPA4 gene encoding heat shock 70 kDa protein 4 isoform X2, translated as MYSLWTQESLNWCCSKKPDPFVQAEKASLAYELVQLPTGSTGIKAMYMEEERNFTIEQVTGMLLTKLKETAENALKKPVVDCVVSVPSFYTDAERRSVMDATQIAGLNCLRLINETTAVALAYGIYKQDLPALEEKPRNVVFVDMGHSAYQVSVCAFNKGKLKVLATSFDTTLGGRKFDEMLVEYFCEEFGKKYKLDIKSKIRALLRLYQECEKLKKLMSANASDLPMNIECFMNDIDVSGTMNRSKFLEMCDGLLARVEPPLRSVLEQAKLKKEDIYAVEIIGGTTRIPAVKEKISKFFGKEVSTTLNADEAVARGCALQCAILSPAFKVREFSITDLIPYPISLRWNSPAEEGLSDCEVFPKNHAAPFSKVLTFYRKEPFTLEAYYSSPKELPYPDPAIAHFLVQKVTPQTDGSSSKVKVKVRVNIHGIFSVSSASLVEVHKSDENEEPMETDQHAKEEEKMQVDQEEQQKTEEQQQAQPENKAESEEMETSQAESKDKKVDQPPQAKKAKVKTTTVDLPIENQLVWQIGKDMLNLFIENEGKMIMQDKLEKERNDAKNAVEEYVYDMRDKLCGVYEKFVSEDDRNSFTLKLEDTENWLYEDGEDQPKQIYIDKLTELKTLGQPIQARFQESEERPKAFEDLGKQIQQYMKTVHAFKAKDEQYDHLDEADVAKVEKSANEAMEWMNNKLNLQNKRSLTLDPVIKAKDIQAKTKELTSICNPIVTKPKPKVELPKEEQKPTEANGPVEGQGEANGGSPAGEQSAAAAAPTATDKKLPEMDID; from the exons ATGTATAGCCTTTGGACCCAAGAATCGCTCAATTGGTGCTGCAGCAAAAAGCCAG ATCCCTTTGTTCAAGCTGAAAAAGCAAGCCTTGCGTATGAACTTGTCCAGCTGCCAACGGGCTCAACTGGCATCAAG GCCATGtatatggaagaagaaagaaactttaCTATTGAACAGGTGACAGGAATGCTTCTTACCAAATTAAAAGAGACCGCTGAGAATGCGCTTAAGAAGCCTGTAGTTGACTGTgttgtttct GTTCCTTCTTTCTACACAGATGCAGAAAGGAGATCTGTGATGGATGCCACACAGATTGCTGGTCTCAACTGTCTGAGACTAATAAATGAAACAACTGCAG TTGCCCTTGCATATGGAATCTATAAGCAAGACCTGCCTGCCTTGGAAGAGAAGCCACGGAATGTTGTTTTTGTGGATATGGGGCATTCTGCATATCAAGTTTCTGTTTGTGCATTCaacaaaggaaaactgaaa GTCCTTGCTACATCATTTGATACAACACTTGGAGGCAGGAAGTTTGATGAAATGTTAGTTGAATACTTTTGTgaagaatttggaaagaaatataaACTAGACATAAAGTCAAAGATTCGTGCGTTGTTGAGGCTATACCAGGaatgtgaaaaactgaaaaaattgatGAGTGCTAATGCCTCTGATCTCCCGATGAACATAGAATGCTTCATGAATGACATAGATGTCTCTGGAACAATGAACAG AAGTAAATTTTTAGAGATGTGTGATGGGCTCCTTGCAAGAGTGGAACCACCCCTTCGCAGCGTGCTCGAGCAAGCCA AGTTAAAGAAGGAGGATATTTATGCAGTAGAGATAATTGGTGGTACCACAAGAATCCCTGCTGTTAAAGAGAAGATCAGTAAATTTTTTGGCAAAGAAGTCAGTACGACTTTGAATGCAGATGAGGCTGTTGCACGAGGTTGTGCACTGCAG TGTGCTATTTTATCCCCGGCTTTCAAAGTGAGAGAGTTTTCTATCACAGATTTGATACCGTATCCTATTTCTTTACGATGGAATTCACCAGCAGAGGAAGGGTTAAG TGACTGTGAGGTCTTTCCCAAGAACCATGCTGCTCCATTTTCTAAGGTCCTCACATTCTACAGAAAGGAACCTTTTACTCTCGAGGCCTACTACAGTTCTCCCAAGGAGCTGCCTTACCCAGATCCTGCTATAG CTCACTTCTTGGTTCAGAAGGTCACTCCTCAAACAGATGGATCCAGTTCGAAAGTGAAAGTCAAAGTTAGAGTAAATATTCACGGCATCTTCAGTGTTTCAAGTGCATCTTTAGTGGAGGTTCATAAATCTGATGAGAATGAAGAGCCTATGGAAACAGATCAGCATGCAAAAGAGGAAGAG AAGATGCAAGTAGACCAGGAAGAGCAACAAAAGACTGAAGAACAACAGCAAGCCCAACCTGAAAATAAGGCAGAGTCTGAAGAAATGGAG ACTTCTCAGGCTGAGTCAAAAGACAAGAAAGTGGATCAGCCACCTCAAGCCAAGAAGGCTAAAGTCAAGACTACCACAGTGGACCTCCCCATTGAGAATCAGCTGGTGTGGCAGATAGGGAAAGACATGCTGAACTTGTTCATTGAGAACGAG GGTAAAATGATAATGCAGGATAAACTAGAGAAAGAGAGGAACGATGCCAAGAATGCAGTGGAAGAGTATGTGTATGATATGAGAGACAAACTCTGCGGTGTTTATGAGAAATTCGTTAGTGAAGAT GATCGAAATAGCTTCACACTGAAGCTGGAAGATACAGAAAATTGGCTTTATGAAGATGGTGAAGACCAACCCAAACAAATTTACATTGATAAATTGACGGAGTTGAAG ACTCTGGGTCAACCTATTCAGGCAAGATTTCAAGAATCGGAGGAAAGACCAAAAGCATTTGAGGACTTAGGGAAGCAAATTCAACAGTACATGAAAACTGTTCATGCGTTCAAAGCAAAG GATGAACAATACGACCATCTAGATGAAGCAGATGTAGCAAAAGTGGAGAAGAGTGCAAATGAAGCTATGGAGTGGATGAACAATAAACTTAATCTACAGAACAAGAGAAGTCTTACTTTGGACCCGGTTATAAAAGCTAAAGACATCCAAGCTAAAACTAAA GAATTGACAAGTATTTGTAATCCTATAGtcaccaaacccaaacccaaagtGGAACTCCCGAAGGAGGAGCAGAAACCGACCGAAGCCAACGGACCAGTAGAAGGCCAAGGGGAGGCCAACGGCGGGTCCCCGGCCGGCGAGCAGAGCGCCGCGGCCGCTGCCCCCACGGCCACGGACAAGAAGCTTCCCGAAATGGACATTGACTGA
- the RNF14 gene encoding E3 ubiquitin-protein ligase RNF14, with the protein MSSEDKEAQEDELLALASIYDEDEFKRAESAQGGETRICLELPQNFKIFVSGNSTESLRNNGFEYTVCFLPPLVLNFELPPDYPSTSPPAFTLSGKWLSQAQLSALCKHLDNVWEENRGCVVLFAWMQFLKEETLSYLNISSPYELKMCHQGNGQSRTPLVPLDAEKDCGGAAGSAAAEEETIDVRAVQDVESLSSLIREILDFDQAQRRKCFNSKMYLCNICFCEKLGSDCMHFTDCSHVYCKACLKDYFEIQIRDGQVHCLNCPEPKCSSVATPGQVKELVGEQLFARYDRLLLQSTLDLMADVVYCPRPGCQTPVMQEPGCTMGICSCCNYAFCTLCKMTYHGVSPCKVTAEKLTDLRSEYLEADEATKRFLEQRYGKRVIQKALEEMESKEWLEKNSKSCPRCGTHIEKLDGCNKMTCSGCMRYFCWLCMGLLSRVNPYRHFNDPSSPCFNRLFQAVHIDGEFLEDEDED; encoded by the exons ATGTCTTCAGAAGACAAAGAGGCTCAGGAGGATGAGCTGCTGGCTTTGGCTAGCATTTATGATGAAGATGAATTTAAGAGAGCTGAGTCTGCCCAAGGAGGAGAAACAAGAATTTGTCTGGAGTTGCCccaaaacttcaaaatttttGTGAGTG GCAATTCCACGGAGAGCCTCCGGAACAACGGCTTTGAATACACCGTTTGCTTTCTGCCGCCCCTCGTGCTGAATTTTGAACTCCCACCAGACTACCCCTCAACGTCGCCACCGGCGTTTACCCTCAGTGGAAAATGGCTCTCCCAAGCCCAG ctcaGTGCTCTTTGCAAACACTTGGACAACGTATGGGAAGAGAATCGAGGCTGTGTGGTCTTATTTGCCTGGATGcagtttctgaaggaagaaacGCTGAGTTACCTGAATATTTCCTCCCCGTACGAGCTGAAAATGTGCCACCAAGGGAACGGGCAGAGTAGGACACCTTTGGTCCCTCTCGATGCTGAGAAGGATTGTGGGGGTGCAGcgggctctgctgcagctgaagaggaaaCGATCGATGTAAGAGCTGTGCAGGATGTGGAATCGCTGTCGAGTCTGATTAGGGAAATCTTGGACTTTGATCAGGCTCAGAGGAGGAAGTGCTTCAACAGTAAGATGTACTTGTGCAATAtctgcttctgtgagaagctgggCAGTGACTGTATGCACTTCACCGACTGCAGCCACGTGTACTGCAAAGCGTGCCTGAAGGACTACTTCGAGATACAGATCAGGGATGGGCAGGTCCACTGCCTCAACTGTCCCGAGCCCAAGTGTTCTTCTGTCGCTACTCCGGGCCAG GTTAAAGAGTTGGTTGGAGAGCAGCTGTTTGCACGTTACGACCGCCTGCTGCTGCAGTCCACCTTGGACCTGATGGCGGATGTGGTGTATTGCCCTCGCCCGGGCTGTCAGACGCCGGTCATGCAAGAACCAGGTTGCACCATGGGCATATGTTCCTGCTGCAACTACGCTTTTTGTACTCTCTGTAAAATGACTTACCATGGGGTCTCTCCGTGTAAAGTCACCGCGG AGAAGTTAACGGATTTGCGAAGTGAATATTTAGAAGCAGATGAGGCAACTAAAAGATTTTTGGAACAACGCTATGGCAAACGGGTGATTCAGAAAGCCCTGGAGGAGATGGAGAGTAAAGAATGGCTAGAAAAGAACTCCAAGTCCTGTCCTCGCTGTGGTACTCATATAGAG aaactAGATGGTTGTAACAAAATGACATGTAGCGGCTGCATGCGGTATTTCTGCTGGCTTTGTATGGGTTTGCTGTCAAGGGTGAACCCCTACCGGCACTTCAATGACCCATCGTCCCCGTGCTTCAACAG ATTGTTCCAAGCCGTGCATATTGATGGTGAGTTCTTGGAGGATGAAGATGAAGACTAG